The stretch of DNA aataaatttaaattaattaaactacataaaataaatataatttaaataattaattaattatataaatgataataatcaaattttcaaaattaattatacatacatgactttacatatttttcctagcaatcaattaccacatttaagatatgtcacatttttaagaaaacaacaaattaaactataaaaaaataaaaataaaaagtaaaattataacatttaagttatatataaaattataacatttaaaattataaaaaaataaattcaaaatagttaaactatatataaaataaagataatttaaataatcaattaattatataaataataataatcaaaattttaaaatttattatctatacatgattttacatattccctctagcaattaattatcacatttaagacatgtcacatttttaaggaaataataaaaaaaataaagttaaaaaataaaattataacatttaagttatatataaaattataacatttaaaattataaaaaaataaatttaaattaattaaactatatataaaataaaaataaaataaaaaatttacttggcagtTGGTATTCGAcggtattacctgatatctcaagatttctcccgatttaaaaaagtttcatttttttgtaatttatttcaattaatattttatattaatatttaaaaattaataatatagattagatcttgtctcttcatCTACCAGCATGCTTACACATTTTCCAAACTctattcaaccataaaaaaatcatttacgtgttccaagaactacatgtttttcaccaatctagacttaattaatgacctataaaaattctatttcgggtaaacaacaaaaattaaaaaatataataaaatattaaaatagtaactgaaaatgggcgggaaaaattttgacggctgttttgttataatatatatatagataagaaGGAGAGAGTCAGCCGGATCACGTGCTCTGCTCACAGTCCCGGGGCTGGTCACGTGCCCTGCCGATCTGTCCAATGCGCTCTTTAATGAGTCACGGAACCCCTTAATGAGTCACGGAACCCCTTAGGCCTTAACTCAACCTCACTCCCTCCCCATGTGTACGAAATAGGAATACCCCCCTCCTTCACACAAAATGACATCAAAATCCTCCCTCGACCCTCTCTCATTTCTACCAAAGTCACACAAACCGAGGCTATTTACGTAAAACGAGATCTATACGAACATTGCGCATAAATATTATTGCCCTCTTACTAACATGCCGACACCTCAACATGGCTGAAGCGTTACTACTAGCGGCAGTGGTGGCTCTAGCCATATGTCAACCCAACACCGCACGCGGAGCAGCACTGCCGACAGCCACCACTCCTCCGCCGGCGCCGCCCAGCGCCAGCCAGGAGTTCCTAGACCCGCACAACCAAGCCAGAGCCGCAGTGGGCGTGGCCCCTCTCAAGTGGAGCGACATGCTAGCCAACGCCACCAGCCGGCTGGTCCGCTACCAGAGGGACAAGAAGGGCTGCCAGTTCGCGGAGCTTAGCAGTGGCAAGTACGGCGGCAACCAGCTGTGGTCCAGCGGGATGCCCGTGCCACCGCGTGCGGCGGTGGAGACGTGGGTGGCGGAGAAGCAGTACTACAACTACACCGACAACTCCTGCGAGCCGAACAGAAAGTGCGGCGTCTACACCCAGGTGGTTTGGAGCAAGTCCCTCGAATTGGGCTGTGCTCAAGCAAGCTGCGCCAAAGATCAGTCCACTTTAACCATATGTTTCTATAATCCTCCCGGAAATGTCATCGGAGAGAGGCCGTATTAGTGAAAATGGGTTCGCTTTGCGGTGGCTGGTCCACTTTTTGAGTCCAGTGAGGTCAATTAAGGGTGTGCATAATAAATTTGACCCCACGGGCGGTATGGTACCCTGTTTAtcattttattgtttttctGCAGTTTAGTTTTTGGATCTGTCCAAATAACGCAGACGGGCCCTGGTGTTGGAATCTAATGAGATCTACACTTTCCTTCATTTGAACCAGATTTACATTAAGAAAACTGAGCAAAATggaaattttgatgattaacacaAAAtacagtgtatatatatacccttCAGATTTCACGCTCTCTAATCGAATCATCTGTACAAATATAAGATGCATTGCCACTGCCACTCTCTCCTAGAGTAACAAGAATCTAGTACTGAAGAATTCAGTGTGGAATATTCACCAGTGGCAGCAAAATCACTTCATCAGTTCTTTAGATATGAGATACCGGAAAGCAAAATTGTGAGGAACCCATTCAATGCTCTTGCGGGACCTTGCAGCCTGAGATTTCTTGATGCTCTTCCTCGCCGATTCGGGCAAACACTGCTGGATCATCTCTATCACACCAACCGGACACAGCCCGGAATCCTTGGCAAACGACTCCACGATCTTTGGTAGAAGAATTTTCTGGTCCTTCCTTATGCCGAAGGTGGCACGAATGTACTCTTCTTTTGCAACTTCCAGCTCTTGAAATACTCTCTTGGGCGTGTACACGCGGACCTGATTAAATGAACAGAAATGAAGCATTGCCAAAGTGGAATGTATCATGAAATAGCAAGCAATTAGAACTATATATTTGCATCACAGGTACAAGGAGTGCTAGTGAATTAAGCATTAAAGAGAGGGCATTACGTACCGCAGGATCGGAATGGCTCCCTGAACACAGTGCAAAGTGTAAAAGGGGCTCAGGATGTTCAATTGCATATGCTTGCCGTTCATCTCCACTCTTAAACTTTGCTCTGGAAGAGAGTAACAAGCGAAGCCACTACAAGCACAAGTGAATGCTCTATTAGGCCCGGCACATATGACAAAAGCTGATTCACACAATCTGCCAACCACGAATACGTGGACTGCATGCAAAACTGATGATATTTgccagagaaaaaaaaaaaaaagaactgagGGACATGAATTTGCTTAATGCAACACGAAAGATCGATGAATTGATCCAGTACATATATATTGGCTACTACTGAGGACATATACATTGATTACTACTGAGGACTTGAGCAACAGCAAAGGGTCTAGTGTCTACATTACCTGTCCTGGACGAGACATGCGGCATCCAAGAATAGAATTTTGTATCATATCTGCGCTTACTATGTGACCTCCAATATTATAAGCAGCCTGGATAAATAAGTTtgtaagacaaaaaaaaatccaaaccaATAATTTCCACAAGAGAAACAAATAAGAGTTTACTTACTTTCAAGAGTAGAAAGACTCTTTTTACATTGTTTTGCGGAATCCCATAAGCCAAAAATGCCTGTTACAAAATAGAATTAGAAACTCATTACAGCGGGACCAACATAAGAGAAAAAACCGCAAAAGGCAGATTATGTTG from Diospyros lotus cultivar Yz01 chromosome 6, ASM1463336v1, whole genome shotgun sequence encodes:
- the LOC127804948 gene encoding STS14 protein — translated: MAEALLLAAVVALAICQPNTARGAALPTATTPPPAPPSASQEFLDPHNQARAAVGVAPLKWSDMLANATSRLVRYQRDKKGCQFAELSSGKYGGNQLWSSGMPVPPRAAVETWVAEKQYYNYTDNSCEPNRKCGVYTQVVWSKSLELGCAQASCAKDQSTLTICFYNPPGNVIGERPY